The Oceanidesulfovibrio indonesiensis region ACATGTTCTCGTTCTCGAACGGTGAGCCCACCGGTTGCAGGTGCGGCCGGCCGGCCTGGTTCTGCTGTTGAGCCTGCGACCCTTTACCGTGCCCCTTGGCGTCTTTGCCTTTGTCCCGCGCAGCTTCGAGCGCTTCGAAAGGCACGGGCGAAACGTATACGGTGTTGGTGCCCCCGTTTTCCTCGATGCCGTAGATGTAGCCGCCCGTCTCCCTGACGAGCGCCTCGGCCTTGGCTATGATTTCGCTGCGAGGGCCTATCTCCTGCACGTCCATGGGGCAGGCTTCGATGCAGGCCGGCAGCTTGCCTTCGGCCATGCGGGGCTGGCAGCGATCGCACTTGTACATGACCCCGTTGCCGGCAAAGCGCGGCAGCAGGTCCAGGTACAGGCCAACGCCCGTCTGCCGCTGGGGAATGTCCCACGGGCAAACGTCCTTGCACTTGGAGCCGCCAAGACAGATGTCCGGGGCGATGGTTACGGCGCCGTTGTCTTGCTTCGCCGCAGCTCCCCACGGGCAGAGGTTGGCGCAGGGCGGATTGGTGCAGTGCATGCAGCGCCGCGGCATGTGGATTTCGTGCTCCTCGCCGCCGTGATTCACGGTGATGTGATCCACGAACAGCCAATTGTAGGGCGTCAGCCTGTCATCCACGCCGCGCTTGTCCGACCAGTCCTCGGCCTTCACGCGGGCCGGAAACATCTCGGGAAACGGCTTGGTCGGCTCGGGGTAGCGCTCGGCGTTGGCCTCGCGGCATGCCATGACGCATGCGCCGCAGCCGATGCACTTGGATAAATCGAGGAGTGTGGCAAGCTCCTCGCCGGATTCGGATTGCCCGCCGGCGCGAGAAACCGCCGGAGCGGCGGCCAGCGCTCCTGCCCCGACAATGGCGGCGCCGCGCAGGAACGAACGCCGGGATATGGTTGATGTGTTTTTCGGCAAACCAGATAGCCTCCATGAAATGGTGATGTGTACATGGACAGCACTATTCATGCCATTTGGCCGAAGTTAAAAAGTTTATAAAATTTAGTTGATTGAGTTGTGTGGCAAGAAGGATGCGGCTGATGATGCCGGACTGTGATGCAGCATGTGTCTAGACATGTGTCGAATCGGTGCGCATAGTCATCTTATGGAATTCGATCCCAATATCGACATCACCGGCAGCGAGGAGTTTCTGCGCACCCTGTACGACACCATCACCGAGGGGCTTTTGGTGGTCGACCTCAAGGGCCGTATCCGCATGGCCAACCCTGCCATGGAGCGGCTTACGGGGTATCGTCTCGAAGAGCTCGTAGGCCGCGCCTGCTCGGTGCTGCGTTGCGACGTATGCGAGGTTTCGCGCAAGGAGGGCCGCGACCACTGGTGCCGGCTCTTCGACAAGGGGCTTGAGATGCGCAAGCAGTGCACCATCATTCGCAAGGACGGCGGCTGCGTGCCCGTGCTCAAGAACGCTTCCCTGCTCAGGGACGGGGACCGCGTGATAGGCGCGGTGGAGACGCTCACGGACATCTCCGAGATCGTGCAGCGCGACGAGACCATCCGCCAGCTTTCCCAGAAGCTTTCCGCCTCGGCCGGCTTTCACGGCCTCATCGGCCGTTCTCCAGCCATGCTCAAGTTGTTCCGCGCCCTGGAACGCACCGCCCAGAGTGATGCGCCCGTGATCATCTATGGCGAGTCCGGCACGGGCAAGGAACTGGCCGCGCGCGCCATCCACGAGTTGAGCCCCCGCCGGCACGGACCGTATATCCAGCTCAACTGCGCGGCCATCAACGAAGCTCTGTTCGAAAGCGAACTCTTCGGACACGTGAAAGGCGCGTTCACCGGAGCCATACGCCACCGACAGGGCCGTTTCGAAGCTGCTCACGGCGGCGACCTTTTTCTCGACGAAATTGGCGACGTGCCCCAGTCCATCCAGGTGAAGCTGCTGCGCGTGTTGGAGACTCAGCATATCGAACGCGTGGGCGACCACAAGCCCATCGAGGTGGATGTGCGCTTCATCGCCGCCACAAATCGCGATCTCTCAAAACTCGTGGCTGACGGGGAGTACCGCGAGGATTTTTTCTATCGCATCAATGTGCTGCCCGTGCACATTCCGCCCCTACGAGCGCGCAAGGAGGACATCCCGCTCCTGTGCGACCACTTCCTTCAGCAAAGCCGGCTGCCGGGTGATACGGGACTCGCCCCTGAGGCCATGAATGTGATCCTCGCCTACGACTGGCCGGGCAACGTCCGCGAGTTGC contains the following coding sequences:
- a CDS encoding 4Fe-4S dicluster domain-containing protein, with amino-acid sequence MPKNTSTISRRSFLRGAAIVGAGALAAAPAVSRAGGQSESGEELATLLDLSKCIGCGACVMACREANAERYPEPTKPFPEMFPARVKAEDWSDKRGVDDRLTPYNWLFVDHITVNHGGEEHEIHMPRRCMHCTNPPCANLCPWGAAAKQDNGAVTIAPDICLGGSKCKDVCPWDIPQRQTGVGLYLDLLPRFAGNGVMYKCDRCQPRMAEGKLPACIEACPMDVQEIGPRSEIIAKAEALVRETGGYIYGIEENGGTNTVYVSPVPFEALEAARDKGKDAKGHGKGSQAQQQNQAGRPHLQPVGSPFENENMFAAAVFTAPLAGLAAGALKLFRKARANHEEES
- a CDS encoding sigma-54 interaction domain-containing protein encodes the protein MEFDPNIDITGSEEFLRTLYDTITEGLLVVDLKGRIRMANPAMERLTGYRLEELVGRACSVLRCDVCEVSRKEGRDHWCRLFDKGLEMRKQCTIIRKDGGCVPVLKNASLLRDGDRVIGAVETLTDISEIVQRDETIRQLSQKLSASAGFHGLIGRSPAMLKLFRALERTAQSDAPVIIYGESGTGKELAARAIHELSPRRHGPYIQLNCAAINEALFESELFGHVKGAFTGAIRHRQGRFEAAHGGDLFLDEIGDVPQSIQVKLLRVLETQHIERVGDHKPIEVDVRFIAATNRDLSKLVADGEYREDFFYRINVLPVHIPPLRARKEDIPLLCDHFLQQSRLPGDTGLAPEAMNVILAYDWPGNVRELRSALEFARTHAGTGLIRVEHLPPHVTMSERNSVDRSLHGNAVADRPVAPNPLTTGEGMDAEKFELLDALRKAGGNKSEAARILGVHRGTVLNRMRKHGVDLTRTVIS